From a region of the Triticum aestivum cultivar Chinese Spring chromosome 7D, IWGSC CS RefSeq v2.1, whole genome shotgun sequence genome:
- the LOC123168762 gene encoding F-box/FBD/LRR-repeat protein At3g52680, translating into METMPEHRRPKLSDAAAGGGEDWLSALPDDLLIHILLKLRDAPVAARTSVLARRWRRIWALLPELHFPDGTDPDGIRAALAAHDAPALSHLSVAAIEATPESVAAWLPIDACRLSGVLDFQNRGNMDETSAASPLKLPCFQNATKVVLDLDSIGLTLPPSGIFTRLADLVLIGIQLHGPCSLGDVVSSPRCPSLTRLCVGSVKGLEEFTIHSESLLELVLSGLPGLHQLNVVALALKDLAVRSCFTDALNRSQHIANISAPQLVTLDWKSSYDPSSVLLGEMSHLQQLTTQYLIVYGQYIFSAHNRHCLMLLQRFDHISRLVLYLVYAPLQVNGRFLMEEMTNFPNITSLTLNVVACSHSFGASSFHVLSMSSGVRELEIRLVDLPSEHEALASACQSGCICAKPSIWETEELVLHCLEEVVISGLRGTEHELAFVKRLFNWTTVLKRMTVNFRVSMTESKAKELRQLLLSFSRPGICMKFLHHWKACSFD; encoded by the exons ATGGAGACCATGCCAGAGCATCGGAGGCCAAAGCTATCCGACGCCGCCGCAGGAGGTGGCGAGGACTGGCTCAGCGCGCTGCCGGACGACCTCCTCATCCATATCCTCCTCAAGCTCCGGGACGCCCCCGTCGCCGCTCGGACCAGCGTCCTTGCCCGCCGCTGGCGCCGCATCTGGGCTCTCCTGCCGGAGCTCCATTTCCCCGATGGCACTGACCCTGACGGCAtacgcgccgccctcgccgcccatgATGCCCCGGCCCTCAGCCATCTCTCCGTTGCCGCCATCGAGGCCACCCCTGAATCCGTCGCGGCATGGCTCCCCATCGACGCCTGTCGCCTCTCCGGTGTCCTAGATTTCCAGAACAGGGGGAACATGGACGAGACCTCCGCCGCCTCTCCTTTGAAGCTGCCTTGCTTTCAGAACGCAACCAAGGTCGTGCTTGATCTAGATTCTATCGGCCTCACCCTGCCGCCTTCCGGCATATTTACCCGGCTCGCCGATCTGGTGCTGATTGGCATCCAGCTCCATGGTCCCTGTAGCCTCGGTGATGTTGTTTCTTCACCACGGTGTCCATCTTTGACGCGTCTTTGCGTTGGCAGTGTCAAGGGTCTGGAAGAGTTCACAATCCACTCAGAGTCTCTCCTAGAATTGGTGCTCAGTGGTCTCCCTGGCTTGCACCAGCTCAATGTCGTTGCGCTGGCTCTGAAAGACTTAGCAGTACGGAGTTGCTTCACTGATGCTCTCAATCGGAGTCAACACATTGCCAACATCTCAGCCCCTCAGCTGGTGACACTTGATTGGAAGAGTTCTTATGATCCTAGCTCTGTCCTGCTTGGCGAGATGTCACATCTCCAACAGCTGACAACGCAATATTTAATTGTATATGGACAATATATTTTTTCTGCACATAATCGTCATTGCTTGATGCTTCTGCAGCGTTTTGACCACATCAGCAGACTTGTTCTCTACCTTGTCTATGCACCG CTTCAAGTCAACGGCCGATTCTTGATGGAGGAGATGACAAACTTTCCTAACATTACCAGCTTGACACTAAATGTAGTGGCATGTAGTCATTCCTTTGGAGCCAGCTCATTCCATGTTCTCAGTATGTCTAGTGGCGTAAGAGAGCTGGAGATTAGACTTGTCGACCTGCCGAGCGAACACGAG GCACTCGCTTCTGCGTGCCAATCAGGTTGCATTTGTGCCAAGCCATCAATCTGGGAAACCGAGGAACTCGTCCTCCATTGCCTCGAAGAAGTAGTAATCAGTGGCCTGAGAGGAACTGAACATGAACTCGCTTTTGTGAAAAGGTTATTCAACTGGACAACAGTGCTAAAGAGGATGACAGTAAATTTTCGTGTTTCAATGACTGAAAGCAAGGCCAAAGAGCTTCGCCAGCTGCTATTAAGTTTCTCTAGGCCAGGAATATGTATGAAATTCCTGCATCATTGGAAAGCTTGTTCATTTGACTAG
- the LOC123169168 gene encoding F-box/FBD/LRR-repeat protein At5g22700-like, whose product MRRGFDGKAPATGGCGADRLGALPDEILQHALSFLPSREAVRTCLLSRRWRHQWKSAPALRVADVDAFKSAQRFNEFVNHLIVLRDRTPLHACEIAAYKEYKGRYYDDEEPSRYTDLWIRYAMSCNVRLLRLSNHDPSDLDAQYENIEDVLLHAHIASHHLTTLELEGVMFSCEYPLDLSSCPNLETIKMNRCSSLIHVNIWSRSVRCLCITEYDFYSYDEEKPRAAVYVPSLVYLELNGGRGLVPAFESMPLLQTASIKFDWTSTREDNNDGFLLLGRLSDATNLELISEPQALSFRKDLMRCTAFSKLKTLSLNDWCVEPDFGPLLHFLQRSPSLEKLCLRLSKPDEHAKETNASYVSTEPFLASKHLRVVKIRCQANDERVPKILKVMSSYGVPAEQIDVKEGNWSSEGKSIYKSFQISKFCIPMPCMFEV is encoded by the exons ATGCGTCGGGGGTTCGACGGGAAGGCTCCGGCCACCGGTGGCTGCGGAgccgaccgcctaggcgcgctgccGGACGAGATCCTTCAGCATGCGTTGTCGTTCCTGCCGTCGCGCGAGGCCGTGCGCACCTGCCTGCTCTCCCGCCGCTGGCGCCACCAGTGGAAGTCCGCCCCGGCTCTGCGCGTCGCCGACGTCGATGCCTTCAAAAGTGCCCAGCGCTTCAATGAGTTCGTCAACCACCTCATCGTCCTCCGTGACCGGACGCCTCTCCACGCGTGCGAGATCGCCGCCTACAAGGAGTACAAAGGGCGGTActatgacgacgaggagccctccCGGTACACCGACCTGTGGATCCGGTACGCCATGTCGTGCAACGTTCGGCTGCTTCGACTCAGCAACCATGACCCCAGTGATCTAGATGCTCAATATGAGAATATAGAGGATGTTCTGCTTCACGCTCACATTGCCTCCCACCATCTGACGACATTGGAGCTCGAGGGCGTGATGTTCTCGTGCGAATACCCTCTGGATTTATCGAGCTGCCCCAACCTGGAGACCATCAAGATGAACCGATGCTCCTCACTAATTCACGTCAATATATGGTCACGATCTGTGCGATGTCTTTGTATCACGGAGTACGATTTTTATAGCTATGATGAGGAGAAACCTCGTGCTGCCGTTTATGTCCCAAGCCTCGTCTACTTGGAGCTGAACGGCGGCCGTGGCCTGGTTCCTGCGTTTGAGAGCATGCCCTTGTTGCAAACAGCATCTATCAAGTTTGACTGGACTTCAACTAGGGAAGACAACAATGATGGTTTCTTGCTTCTTGGACGCCTGTCAGATGCCACTAATCTAGAACTCATATCCGAGCCTCAAGCG CTTTCTTTCAGGAAAGATTTAATGCGGTGCACTGCATTTAGCAAGCTCAAAACCTTGTCACTCAATGATTGGTGTGTAGAGCCTGATTTTGGCCCACTACTCCACTTTCTCCAGAGGTCACCAAGTCTCGAGAAGCTCTGCCTCCGACTGTCTAAG CCAGATGAACATGCTAAAGAAACAAACGCAAGCTATGTTTCAACTGAACCATTTTTGGCATCGAAGCATCTTAGGGTTGTCAAGATCAGATGTCAGGCAAATGATGAGCGAGTTCCCAAAATTTTGAAGGTCATGAGTTCCTATGGAGTACCTGCTGAGCAAATCGACGTTAAGGAAGGAAATTGGTCTTCCGAGGGCAAGTCAATCTATAAGTCTTTCCAAATTTCGAAGTTTTGCATTCCCATGCCTTGTATGTTTGAAGTTTAG